One window from the genome of Cottoperca gobio chromosome 15, fCotGob3.1, whole genome shotgun sequence encodes:
- the LOC115020332 gene encoding dickkopf-related protein 1-like, with amino-acid sequence MQIPPAHCFLAVYLTLFGYLGDVYTGTVLVNSNAIKNLPGASGSKGADTVSQSPRTSPSGSIGHKLPVDTLQQSAVCTDDEDCGGDEFCNDARGACLPCRKSRKRCARDAMCCAGNRCSNGVCQANDIDGADASVITGWHKHNNTMEHHAKKPPTAHTNQPIPCKRPGGGYLSEISRLLRGILLCQTLLVSHL; translated from the exons ATGCAGATACCACCAGCGCATTGCTTCTTGGCTGTGTACCTCACGCTGTTTGGATACCTTGGGGACGTTTACACGGGGACAGTCCTGGTGAACTCCAATGCTATCAAAAACTTGCCCGGTGCTTCTGGTAGCAAAGGCGCCGACACCGTCAGTCAGAGTCCGCGCACTTCTCCCTCCGGGAGCATTGGACACAAATTACCCGTGGACACCTTGCAG CAGTCAGCTGTCTGCACGGATGATGAAGACTGTGGAGGTGATGAATTCTGCAACGACGCCCGAGGCGCCTGTCTGCCCTGTCGTAAGAGCCGGAAGCGTTGTGCACGGGACGCTATGTGTTGCGCAGGAAACCGCTGCAGCAATG GTGTTTGCCAGGCTAATGACATAGATGGTGCAGATGCATCCGTCATCACTGGctggcacaaacacaacaacaccatGGAGCATCACGCCAAGAAGCCTCCCACTGCCCACACCAATCAGCCTATTCCTTGCAAAAG GCCAGGAGGGGGATACTTGTCTGAGATCAGCAGACTGCTCAGAGGGATTTTGCTGTGCCAGACACTTCTGGTCTCGCATCTGTAA